Proteins encoded by one window of Pelmatolapia mariae isolate MD_Pm_ZW linkage group LG14, Pm_UMD_F_2, whole genome shotgun sequence:
- the usp32 gene encoding ubiquitin carboxyl-terminal hydrolase 32 isoform X3, translating into MTQQCFYREVLGDGVPPKVAEVIYTSFGGSAKGLHFNNLIVGLVLLTRGRDEEKAKYLFSLFASDLGGYAAREDIEAVLQVLDGEVPASLKEFFGEGDKVNYDRFRNWLLQDKEAFTLSRWLLSGGVCVTLTDDSDTPTFYQTLAGVTHLEESDIIDLEKRYWLLKAQSRTGRFDLETFIPLVSPPIHASLSEGLFHAFDENRDNHIDFKEISCGLSACCRGPVAERQKFCFKVFDVDRDGVLSRDELHEMVVALLEVWKDNRTDLLPELQSSVSDIVEDILKMHDTTKLGHLTLEDYQIWSVKSALANEFLNLLFQVCHIVLGLRPATPEEEGQIIRGWLERESRHGLQQGQNWFLISMLWWQQWKDYVKYEHKGIVVEQPSILSSLRTPMATATVEPALPERLGGPATSGHVSPTEERSPDAVSSASEATETAALSPQVAPSATESCFARQHNVSDNNNQCFSGANGHLPSQLAAQRPGAIDNQPLVTTDPMKAPTLTMEGGRLKRSLQLLPRRDFETVPEPVWRALYHWYGANLSLPRPVILESKTGQPELELFPRYLLFLRQQPATRSPQSNIWVNMGNVPSPNAPLKRMLAYTGCFSRMGTIKDIHLYLSQRLRIKEEDMRLWLYNSENYLTLLDDEDHTLESLKIQDEQQLVIEVRNKDMSWPEEMSFIANSSKMDRHKVPTEKGATGLSNLGNTCFMNSSIQCVSNTKPLTDYFLSGRHLYELNRTNPIGMRGHMAKCYGDLVMELWSGTQKNVAPLKLRWTIAKYAPRFNGFQQQDSQELLAFLLDGLHEDLNRVHEKPYVELKDSDGRPDWEVASEAWENHLRRNRSIVVDLFHGQLKSQVKCKTCGHISARFDPFNFLSLPLPMDSSMHLEITVIKLDGSTPVRYGLRLNMDEKYTGLKKQLSELCSLKPEQILLAEVHSSNIKNFPQDNQKVRLSVNGFLCAFEVPVPGSPTSLSSPTLTDITPIANNTAANGHVGSKLDLIPNGGPCSPETPLANGVANGHITPVHESPFIGYIIAMHRKMMRTELYFLSSQKNRPSLFGMPLIVPCTVHTSKKDLYDAVWIQVSRLASPLPPQEASNHAQDCDDSMGYQYPFTLRVVGKDGNSCAWCPWYRFCRGCTIECTEDRASVGNAYIAVDWDPTALHLRYQTSQERIVEEHCSVEQSRRAQAEPISLDSCLKAFTSEEELGEDELYYCSKCKTHRLATKKLDLWRLPPILIVHLKRFQFVNGRWIKSQKIVKFPRENFDPSAFLAPRDLEHRCLHSRSESEDLLRVGEDNLSSISAPAGFGNLPKASPASSRKSAPSLSRNSSPSGSPKAGSGGRRPGRLRLPQLGSRHRLSNSKENLDGAANAEAESRDDAPQADPEGSAAGGASGLQGSGEGVTSESSSGSEASSSHCDVVLVNGDSNGLCSDCSTESSTEPDGSLLQHRDNMCLDAIYNLYAISCHSGILGGGHYVTYAKNPNGKWYCYNDSSCKEVHSEEIDTDSAYILFYEQQGVNYSQFLPKIDGKKMADTSSMDEDFESDYKKYCVLQ; encoded by the exons ggAGACAAGGTCAACTACGATCGCTTCAGGAACTGGCTCCTGCAGGACAAGGAAGCCTTCACTTTGTCCAGATGGCTGCTGTCGGGAGGAGTGTGTGTCACGCTGACGGATGACAGCGACACGCCCACTTTCTACCAGACCCTAGCGGGCGTCACACACC TGGAGGAGTCTGACATTATAGACTTGGAGAAGCGCTACTGGTTGCTGAAAGCTCAGTCCAGAACCGGCCGCTTTGACTTGGAAACCTTCATTCCTCTCGTCTCTCCTCCTATTCATGCGTCACTGAGTGAAG GCTTGTTTCACGCCTTTGATGAAAATCGGGACAATCACATCGACTTTAAAGAGATCTCTTGTGGGCTGTCCGCATGCTGCAGGGGGCCTGTTGCTGAGAGACAGAAAT TTTGCTTTAAAGTGTTTGATGTGGACCGTGATGGGGTTCTGTCTCGAGATGAGCTTCATGAAATGGTGGTGGCCTTGCTGGAGGTGTGGAAGGACAATCGGACAGACTTACTCCCT GAGCTGCAGAGTAGTGTGTCAGACATAGTAGAAGACATCCTAAAGATGCACGACACAACTAAG CTGGGTCACCTGACCCTCGAGGACTACCAGATCTGGAGTGTAAAGAGCGCTTTGGCCAACGAGTTCCTGAACCTGCTTTTTCAG GTGTGCCACATAGTCCTGGGGCTCAGGCCTGCTACTCCTGAGGAGGAGGGGCAAATCATCAG gggttGGTTAGAGAGGGAGAGCAGACATGGGCTGCAGCAAGGCCAGAACTGGTTCCTCATCTCTATGCTGTGGTGGCAGCAGTGGAAAGACTACGTTAAATAT GAGCATAAGGGCATCGTGGTGGAACAGCCATCCATCCTGAGCTCACTCAGAACTCCAATGGCCACGGCCACCGTCGAGCCTGCCCTCCCTGAAAGACTGGGAGGACCGGCCACGTCCGGCCACGTCAGCCCCACCGAGGAGAGGTCACCTGATGCCGTGTCCAGTGCCTCAGAGGCTACGGAAACTG cAGCACTGAGCCCACAGGTAGCTCCCTCAGCCACAGAGAGCTGTTTCGCACGTCAGCACAACGTCTCAGACAACAACAATCAGTGTTTTTCTGGAGCCAACGGCCACCTCCCCTCCCAGCTGGCAGCACAAAGACCCGGAGCCATCGACAACCAGCCTCTGGTCACCACTGACCCCATGAAG GCGCCCACGTTAACTATGGAGGGCGGCAGGCTAAAACGCTCCCTGCAGCTGCTGCCTCGTAGAGACTTTGAGACGGTGCCAGAGCCTGTGTGGCGGGCGCTCTACCACTGGTACGGTGCCAACCTCAGCCTGCCGCGACCG GTAATCTTGGAAAGCAAGACAGGCCAGCCGGAGCTGGAACTCTTCCCCCGCTACCTCCTCTTCCTTCGCCAGCAGCCGGCCACGCGCTCCCCCCAGTCCAACATCTGGGTCAATATGG GTAACGTGCCATCCCCCAACGCTCCTCTGAAGAGGATGCTGGCCTACACGGGCTGCTTCAGTCGCATGGGCACCATTAAGGACATCCACCTGTACCTGTCGCAAAGGCTCCGCATCAAGGAGGAGGACATGAGGCTGTGGCTCTACAACAGTGAG AACTACCTCACACTTCTGGATGATGAAGATCACACACTGGAAAGCCTGAAGATCCAGGATGAGCAGCAGCTGGTTATTGAAG TCAGGAACAAAGACATGAGCTGGCCTGAGGAAATGTCTTTCATTGCCAACAGTAGTAAGATGGACAGACACAAAG TTCCCACAGAGAAAGGGGCGACTGGCCTCAGTAACCTTGGCAACACCTGCTTCATGAACTCGAGCATCCAGTGTGTGAGCAACACCAAGCCTCTCACAGACTACTTCCTCTCAGGGAGACACCTCTACGAGCTCAACAG AACCAATCCTATTGGGATGCGAGGTCACATGGCCAAGTGTTATGGCGACCTGGTGATGGAGCTGTGGAGTGGGACACAGAAGAATGTAGCTCCACTCAAACTCAGG TGGACGATAGCAAAGTACGCCCCCCGTTTCAATGGCTTCCAGCAGCAGGACTCTCAGGAGCTGCTGGCCTTCCTCCTGGACGGCCTCCACGAAGACCTGAACAGAGTCCACGAGAAGCCCTATGTGGAGCTGAAGGACAGCGATGGTCGGCCAGACTGGGAGGTGGCCTCTGAG GCGTGGGAGAATCACCTGCGTAGGAACCGCTCCATCGTGGTCGATCTGTTCCACGGACAGCTCAAGTCTCAGGTGAAGTGTAAGACCTGTGGCCACATCAGCGCTCGCTTTGATCCCTTCAACTTCCTGTCTCTGCCTCTGCCCATGGACAGCTCCATGCATCTGGAGATCACCG TTATCAAGCTGGACGGCTCCACACCCGTGCGCTACGGCCTGAGGTTGAATATGGACGAGAAGTACACCGGGCTGAAGAAACAGCTGAGTGAACTGTGCAGCCTGAAGCCCGAGCAGATCCTCCTGGCTGAGGTCCATTCTTCTAATATCAAG AACTTCCCTCAGGATAACCAGAAGGTCCGTCTGTCTGTCAACGGCTTCTTGTGTGCGTTCGAGGTCCCGGTGCCGGGTTCACCAACATCACTGAGCTCACCCACActgacag ATATCACACCCATAGCCAACAACACAGCTGCTAATGGGCACGTGGGCAGTAAGCTAGACCTCATCCCTAACGGTGGGCCCTGCAGCCCTGAGACGCCTCTGGCCAACGGGGTCGCCAATGGACACATCACACCGGTGCACGAGAGCCCCTTTATTGGATACATCATCGCTATGCACAGGAAGATG ATGCGCACAGAGTTATACTTCCTGTCATCTCAGAAGAACCGACCCAGTCTGTTCGGCATGCCGCTCATTGTTCCCTGCACTGTGCACACCAGTAAGAAGGACCTGTACGACGCAGTCTGGATCCAGGTGTCCAGGCTGGCCAGTCCCCTGCCCCCACAGGAGGCCAGCAACCACGCCCAGGACTG TGATGACAGCATGGGCTATCAGTACCCCTTTACTTTGAGGGTCGTGGGTAAGGATGGAAACTCGTGTGCCTGGTGTCCATGGTACAG gttCTGCAGAGGCTGTACGATAGAGTGCACAGAAGACCGAGCTTCTGTAGGAAATGCTTACATAGCTGTGGACTGGGATCCAACTGCCCTGCATCTCCGCTACCAGACCTCCCAGGAGAGG ATTGTGGAGGAGCACTGCAGTGTGGAGCAGTCTCGGCGAGCTCAGGCTGAGCCCATCAGCTTGGACAGCTGTCTGAAGGCTTTCACCAGCGAGGAGGAGCTGGGAGAGGACGAACTCTACTACTGCTCCAAGTGCAAGACCCACCGACTGGCCACCAAGAAGCTGGACCTCTGGAGGCTGCCACCTATACTG ATTGTCCACTTGAAGCGCTTCCAGTTTGTGAATGGTCGCTGGATCAAGTCCCAAAAGATCGTCAAGTTTCCACGGGAGAATTTTGACCCCAGCGCCTTCCTGGCTCCCAGGGATCTCGAGCATCGCTGCCTCCACTCCCGCAGTGAGAGCGAGGATCTGCTGAGGGTCGGAGAAGACAATCTGTCCTCCATCTCTGCGCCCGCTGGCTTTGGCAACCTCCCCAAAG CTTCCCCAGCTTCAAGCAGGAAGTCTGCTCCCTCTCTCAGCCGGAACAGTAGCCCGTCTGGCAGCCCGAAGGCCGGAAGCGGAGGCCGCAGACCAGGTCGGTTGCGCCTTCCCCAGTTGGGCAGCAGACATCGCCTCTCCAACAGCAAGGAGAACCTGGACGGAGCAGCTAATGCCGAGGCTGAATCGAGAGACGATGCACCACAGGCAGACCCAGAGGgttcagcagcaggaggagcgTCAGGGCTTCAGGGGTCAGGAGAGGGCGTTACATCAGAATCGTCCTCCGGTAGTGAAGCATCCAGCAGCCACTGTGACGTGGTCCTTGTGAACGGAGACAGCAACGGGCTGTGCTCAGACTGCAGCACAGAGAGCAGCACGGAGCCGGACGGCTCTCTGCTGCAGCACAGAGACAACATGTGTCTGGATGCCATATACAACCTCTATGCAATATCA TGCCATTCAGGAATATTGGGAGGAGGCCACTATGTGACATATGCCAAAAACCCCAATGGGAAATGGTACTGTTACAATGACAGCAGCTGTAAG GAAGTGCACTCTGAGGAGATCGACACCGACTCGGCCTACATTCTCTTCTACGAGCAGCAGGGAGTCAACTACTCCCAGTTCCTGCCAAAGATCGATGGCAAGAAGATGGCCGACACCAGTAGCATGGACGAAGACTTTGAGTCAGACTACAAGAAATACTGCGTCCTCCAGTGA
- the usp32 gene encoding ubiquitin carboxyl-terminal hydrolase 32 isoform X4, with translation MVWYLCCHSDRVAPLVEESDIIDLEKRYWLLKAQSRTGRFDLETFIPLVSPPIHASLSEGLFHAFDENRDNHIDFKEISCGLSACCRGPVAERQKFCFKVFDVDRDGVLSRDELHEMVVALLEVWKDNRTDLLPELQSSVSDIVEDILKMHDTTKLGHLTLEDYQIWSVKSALANEFLNLLFQVCHIVLGLRPATPEEEGQIIRGWLERESRHGLQQGQNWFLISMLWWQQWKDYVKYEHKGIVVEQPSILSSLRTPMATATVEPALPERLGGPATSGHVSPTEERSPDAVSSASEATETAALSPQVAPSATESCFARQHNVSDNNNQCFSGANGHLPSQLAAQRPGAIDNQPLVTTDPMKAPTLTMEGGRLKRSLQLLPRRDFETVPEPVWRALYHWYGANLSLPRPVILESKTGQPELELFPRYLLFLRQQPATRSPQSNIWVNMGNVPSPNAPLKRMLAYTGCFSRMGTIKDIHLYLSQRLRIKEEDMRLWLYNSENYLTLLDDEDHTLESLKIQDEQQLVIEVRNKDMSWPEEMSFIANSSKMDRHKVPTEKGATGLSNLGNTCFMNSSIQCVSNTKPLTDYFLSGRHLYELNRTNPIGMRGHMAKCYGDLVMELWSGTQKNVAPLKLRWTIAKYAPRFNGFQQQDSQELLAFLLDGLHEDLNRVHEKPYVELKDSDGRPDWEVASEAWENHLRRNRSIVVDLFHGQLKSQVKCKTCGHISARFDPFNFLSLPLPMDSSMHLEITVIKLDGSTPVRYGLRLNMDEKYTGLKKQLSELCSLKPEQILLAEVHSSNIKNFPQDNQKVRLSVNGFLCAFEVPVPGSPTSLSSPTLTDITPIANNTAANGHVGSKLDLIPNGGPCSPETPLANGVANGHITPVHESPFIGYIIAMHRKMMRTELYFLSSQKNRPSLFGMPLIVPCTVHTSKKDLYDAVWIQVSRLASPLPPQEASNHAQDCDDSMGYQYPFTLRVVGKDGNSCAWCPWYRFCRGCTIECTEDRASVGNAYIAVDWDPTALHLRYQTSQERIVEEHCSVEQSRRAQAEPISLDSCLKAFTSEEELGEDELYYCSKCKTHRLATKKLDLWRLPPILIVHLKRFQFVNGRWIKSQKIVKFPRENFDPSAFLAPRDLEHRCLHSRSESEDLLRVGEDNLSSISAPAGFGNLPKASPASSRKSAPSLSRNSSPSGSPKAGSGGRRPGRLRLPQLGSRHRLSNSKENLDGAANAEAESRDDAPQADPEGSAAGGASGLQGSGEGVTSESSSGSEASSSHCDVVLVNGDSNGLCSDCSTESSTEPDGSLLQHRDNMCLDAIYNLYAISCHSGILGGGHYVTYAKNPNGKWYCYNDSSCKEVHSEEIDTDSAYILFYEQQGVNYSQFLPKIDGKKMADTSSMDEDFESDYKKYCVLQ, from the exons ATGGTATGGTATCTCTGCTGCCACTCGGACAGAGTAGCACCTCTGG TGGAGGAGTCTGACATTATAGACTTGGAGAAGCGCTACTGGTTGCTGAAAGCTCAGTCCAGAACCGGCCGCTTTGACTTGGAAACCTTCATTCCTCTCGTCTCTCCTCCTATTCATGCGTCACTGAGTGAAG GCTTGTTTCACGCCTTTGATGAAAATCGGGACAATCACATCGACTTTAAAGAGATCTCTTGTGGGCTGTCCGCATGCTGCAGGGGGCCTGTTGCTGAGAGACAGAAAT TTTGCTTTAAAGTGTTTGATGTGGACCGTGATGGGGTTCTGTCTCGAGATGAGCTTCATGAAATGGTGGTGGCCTTGCTGGAGGTGTGGAAGGACAATCGGACAGACTTACTCCCT GAGCTGCAGAGTAGTGTGTCAGACATAGTAGAAGACATCCTAAAGATGCACGACACAACTAAG CTGGGTCACCTGACCCTCGAGGACTACCAGATCTGGAGTGTAAAGAGCGCTTTGGCCAACGAGTTCCTGAACCTGCTTTTTCAG GTGTGCCACATAGTCCTGGGGCTCAGGCCTGCTACTCCTGAGGAGGAGGGGCAAATCATCAG gggttGGTTAGAGAGGGAGAGCAGACATGGGCTGCAGCAAGGCCAGAACTGGTTCCTCATCTCTATGCTGTGGTGGCAGCAGTGGAAAGACTACGTTAAATAT GAGCATAAGGGCATCGTGGTGGAACAGCCATCCATCCTGAGCTCACTCAGAACTCCAATGGCCACGGCCACCGTCGAGCCTGCCCTCCCTGAAAGACTGGGAGGACCGGCCACGTCCGGCCACGTCAGCCCCACCGAGGAGAGGTCACCTGATGCCGTGTCCAGTGCCTCAGAGGCTACGGAAACTG cAGCACTGAGCCCACAGGTAGCTCCCTCAGCCACAGAGAGCTGTTTCGCACGTCAGCACAACGTCTCAGACAACAACAATCAGTGTTTTTCTGGAGCCAACGGCCACCTCCCCTCCCAGCTGGCAGCACAAAGACCCGGAGCCATCGACAACCAGCCTCTGGTCACCACTGACCCCATGAAG GCGCCCACGTTAACTATGGAGGGCGGCAGGCTAAAACGCTCCCTGCAGCTGCTGCCTCGTAGAGACTTTGAGACGGTGCCAGAGCCTGTGTGGCGGGCGCTCTACCACTGGTACGGTGCCAACCTCAGCCTGCCGCGACCG GTAATCTTGGAAAGCAAGACAGGCCAGCCGGAGCTGGAACTCTTCCCCCGCTACCTCCTCTTCCTTCGCCAGCAGCCGGCCACGCGCTCCCCCCAGTCCAACATCTGGGTCAATATGG GTAACGTGCCATCCCCCAACGCTCCTCTGAAGAGGATGCTGGCCTACACGGGCTGCTTCAGTCGCATGGGCACCATTAAGGACATCCACCTGTACCTGTCGCAAAGGCTCCGCATCAAGGAGGAGGACATGAGGCTGTGGCTCTACAACAGTGAG AACTACCTCACACTTCTGGATGATGAAGATCACACACTGGAAAGCCTGAAGATCCAGGATGAGCAGCAGCTGGTTATTGAAG TCAGGAACAAAGACATGAGCTGGCCTGAGGAAATGTCTTTCATTGCCAACAGTAGTAAGATGGACAGACACAAAG TTCCCACAGAGAAAGGGGCGACTGGCCTCAGTAACCTTGGCAACACCTGCTTCATGAACTCGAGCATCCAGTGTGTGAGCAACACCAAGCCTCTCACAGACTACTTCCTCTCAGGGAGACACCTCTACGAGCTCAACAG AACCAATCCTATTGGGATGCGAGGTCACATGGCCAAGTGTTATGGCGACCTGGTGATGGAGCTGTGGAGTGGGACACAGAAGAATGTAGCTCCACTCAAACTCAGG TGGACGATAGCAAAGTACGCCCCCCGTTTCAATGGCTTCCAGCAGCAGGACTCTCAGGAGCTGCTGGCCTTCCTCCTGGACGGCCTCCACGAAGACCTGAACAGAGTCCACGAGAAGCCCTATGTGGAGCTGAAGGACAGCGATGGTCGGCCAGACTGGGAGGTGGCCTCTGAG GCGTGGGAGAATCACCTGCGTAGGAACCGCTCCATCGTGGTCGATCTGTTCCACGGACAGCTCAAGTCTCAGGTGAAGTGTAAGACCTGTGGCCACATCAGCGCTCGCTTTGATCCCTTCAACTTCCTGTCTCTGCCTCTGCCCATGGACAGCTCCATGCATCTGGAGATCACCG TTATCAAGCTGGACGGCTCCACACCCGTGCGCTACGGCCTGAGGTTGAATATGGACGAGAAGTACACCGGGCTGAAGAAACAGCTGAGTGAACTGTGCAGCCTGAAGCCCGAGCAGATCCTCCTGGCTGAGGTCCATTCTTCTAATATCAAG AACTTCCCTCAGGATAACCAGAAGGTCCGTCTGTCTGTCAACGGCTTCTTGTGTGCGTTCGAGGTCCCGGTGCCGGGTTCACCAACATCACTGAGCTCACCCACActgacag ATATCACACCCATAGCCAACAACACAGCTGCTAATGGGCACGTGGGCAGTAAGCTAGACCTCATCCCTAACGGTGGGCCCTGCAGCCCTGAGACGCCTCTGGCCAACGGGGTCGCCAATGGACACATCACACCGGTGCACGAGAGCCCCTTTATTGGATACATCATCGCTATGCACAGGAAGATG ATGCGCACAGAGTTATACTTCCTGTCATCTCAGAAGAACCGACCCAGTCTGTTCGGCATGCCGCTCATTGTTCCCTGCACTGTGCACACCAGTAAGAAGGACCTGTACGACGCAGTCTGGATCCAGGTGTCCAGGCTGGCCAGTCCCCTGCCCCCACAGGAGGCCAGCAACCACGCCCAGGACTG TGATGACAGCATGGGCTATCAGTACCCCTTTACTTTGAGGGTCGTGGGTAAGGATGGAAACTCGTGTGCCTGGTGTCCATGGTACAG gttCTGCAGAGGCTGTACGATAGAGTGCACAGAAGACCGAGCTTCTGTAGGAAATGCTTACATAGCTGTGGACTGGGATCCAACTGCCCTGCATCTCCGCTACCAGACCTCCCAGGAGAGG ATTGTGGAGGAGCACTGCAGTGTGGAGCAGTCTCGGCGAGCTCAGGCTGAGCCCATCAGCTTGGACAGCTGTCTGAAGGCTTTCACCAGCGAGGAGGAGCTGGGAGAGGACGAACTCTACTACTGCTCCAAGTGCAAGACCCACCGACTGGCCACCAAGAAGCTGGACCTCTGGAGGCTGCCACCTATACTG ATTGTCCACTTGAAGCGCTTCCAGTTTGTGAATGGTCGCTGGATCAAGTCCCAAAAGATCGTCAAGTTTCCACGGGAGAATTTTGACCCCAGCGCCTTCCTGGCTCCCAGGGATCTCGAGCATCGCTGCCTCCACTCCCGCAGTGAGAGCGAGGATCTGCTGAGGGTCGGAGAAGACAATCTGTCCTCCATCTCTGCGCCCGCTGGCTTTGGCAACCTCCCCAAAG CTTCCCCAGCTTCAAGCAGGAAGTCTGCTCCCTCTCTCAGCCGGAACAGTAGCCCGTCTGGCAGCCCGAAGGCCGGAAGCGGAGGCCGCAGACCAGGTCGGTTGCGCCTTCCCCAGTTGGGCAGCAGACATCGCCTCTCCAACAGCAAGGAGAACCTGGACGGAGCAGCTAATGCCGAGGCTGAATCGAGAGACGATGCACCACAGGCAGACCCAGAGGgttcagcagcaggaggagcgTCAGGGCTTCAGGGGTCAGGAGAGGGCGTTACATCAGAATCGTCCTCCGGTAGTGAAGCATCCAGCAGCCACTGTGACGTGGTCCTTGTGAACGGAGACAGCAACGGGCTGTGCTCAGACTGCAGCACAGAGAGCAGCACGGAGCCGGACGGCTCTCTGCTGCAGCACAGAGACAACATGTGTCTGGATGCCATATACAACCTCTATGCAATATCA TGCCATTCAGGAATATTGGGAGGAGGCCACTATGTGACATATGCCAAAAACCCCAATGGGAAATGGTACTGTTACAATGACAGCAGCTGTAAG GAAGTGCACTCTGAGGAGATCGACACCGACTCGGCCTACATTCTCTTCTACGAGCAGCAGGGAGTCAACTACTCCCAGTTCCTGCCAAAGATCGATGGCAAGAAGATGGCCGACACCAGTAGCATGGACGAAGACTTTGAGTCAGACTACAAGAAATACTGCGTCCTCCAGTGA